One Prunus dulcis chromosome 7, ALMONDv2, whole genome shotgun sequence DNA segment encodes these proteins:
- the LOC117635498 gene encoding uncharacterized protein LOC117635498 has product MASPPSLPSEIWFDHILTRVKSLDSLGLCRVVSKDWNHITYESRFWQLFCKRSDTVSGFLIQNFYDYKHSSTFVSVDNKANKTLNLSILNFLPAPVKVEAVSSQGGLVFCVNQNHRRVPEYFVCKPTTLQWETLPNPKTRYYTQSNAIVVLSSKPLRYKIIRFSEPKSPVKYQLHQNLIRCEVFDSNTWAWKQLKHVSLPYSVCLRLPRRPCVTSGGACYWHLTSNQVLAFYYEDDKESWEIFDSPEPMSDSEYCAMYTKLVEYQGRLALIYSEEELMELWVMEDHEKKVWKRRKLISLDGLKQLVGHYPSPGAYYNSDIALMEAWPKIIFYKFQGSSSNKVVKLEHKPDEIFKLQSDFEIVNLRGL; this is encoded by the exons ATGGCCTCTCCACCATCTCTTCCTTCGGAAATATGGTTTGATCATATTCTAACGCGAGTTAAATCGCTCGACAGCCTAGGGTTGTGTAGGGTGGTTTCAAAGGACTGGAATCACATCACATACGAGTCAAGGTTCTGGCAATTGTTTTGCAAGAGAAGTGACACAGTGTCTGGGTTTTTAATTCAGAATTTCTACGATTACAAACACTCATCGACGTTTGTGTCTGTCGATAACAAGGCCAACAAGACTTTGAATCTCTCAATACTAAACTTCTTGCCTGCCCCTGTCAAAGTTGAAGCTGTGAGTAGCCAAGGTGGCCTAGTATTTTGTGTGAACCAAAACCATCGTAGAGTACCCGAATATTTTGTGTGCAAGCCTACCACTCTACAATGGGAAACTTTACCCAATCCAAAGACTAGGTACTACACCCAAAGTAACGCCATAGTCGTGTTGAGTTCGAAACCTTTAAGGTACAAGATTATCCGGTTTTCGGAACCCAAATCTCCAGTCAAGTATCAACTACACCAAAACCTTATAAGGTGCGAAGTGTTTGATTCAAACACTTGGGCATGGAAGCAGTTGAAACATGTTAGTTTGCCGTATTCTGTGTGCTTGAGACTCCCCCGGCGGCCTTGTGTAACATCAGGTGGTGCGTGTTATTGGCATCTGACGAGCAACCAAGTGCTTGCTTTTTATTACGAAGACGATAAAGAGAGTTGGGAAATTTTTGATTCACCAGAGCCGATGAGTGATAGTGAGTACTGTGCCATGTACACCAAACTTGTAGAGTACCAAGGTCGTCTTGCCTTGATTTACTCTGAAGAAGAGTTGATGGAGCTATGGGTCATGGAAGATCACGAGAAAAAAGTATGGAAGAGACGCAAACTGATTAGTCTTGATGGGCTTAAACAACTGGTGGGGCATTATCCTTCCCCTGGAGCATATTACAACAGTGATATTGCACTAATGGAAGCGTGgcccaaaataattttttacaaattcCAAGGAAGTTCAAGTAACAAAGTAGTCAAGCTAGAGCATAAACCCGATGAAATTTTCAAGCTGCAGTCTGATTTTGAGATAGTTAATTTGAGGG gtttataa